In Kangiella koreensis DSM 16069, the DNA window CTTGCTGCTTTACCGCTTCAGCAATTTTTTGTGCCACATTGCGGTTCAATGGATCGGGCAGAACGTGATCAGCTGCTAAGTGATTGACCGCATCGGCTAGAGCATAGGCAGCGGCAATTTTCATCGCTTCCGTAATACGGGTTGCGCGAGCTTCTAATGCGCCGCGGAAAATACCAGGGAATGCTAAAACATTATTAACCTGATTGGGAAAATCACTGCGCCCAGTTCCCACTACGGCAGCGCCTGCAGCAATTGCCTCATCCGGCATAATTTCCGGAATGGGATTAGCCATTGCCAGAATGATGGGGTCCTTGTTCATTAGTTTGATATCGGCGCCGGTTAATAAATTCCCTTTAGAAACACCAATAAAGACATCAGAATTACTCAAAGCATCCAACAATTTGCCATTACGATTATGGCGGTTGGTATAGGCTAGTAATTTCTTCTTTTCATCATTCAGATCAGAGCGATCAGGTGAAATGATGCCTTGTGAATCGCAAACCAGCACATCTTCAACCGGAATACAGGCTGCTTCATCATGGCCAACACAACGTAGCAGTTTCGCAATGGCGGTACCGGCAGCTCCAGCGCCATTGATGACCACTTTAAGTTGCTTAATATCTTTACCAGTGACTTTACAGGCGTTAATTAATGCCGCTAACAATACGATTGCTGTGCCGTGTTGATCATCATGGAATACTGGGATACCAATGTCCTGTAGCGCTTCTTCGATTTCGAAACATTTAGGCGCTGCGATATCTTCCAGGTTAATGCCACCAAAAGTTGGCGCGATTGCCTTAACTGCAGTAATGATTTCCGCAGCACTTTTAGCGTCGAGTACCAATGGCACACCATCAATATCTGCAAACTCTTTAAACAAAATCGCTTTGCCTTCCATCACAGGAAGCGCCGCTTCTGGCCCAATGTTGCCAAGCCCCAATACCGCAGATCCATCAGACACGATAGCGACGGAATTACCTTTCATGGTGTAAAGGTAGCTGGAGTTTTTGTCTTTTGCGATGTGATTAGAAACGGCGGCTACACCGGGAGTGTAGGCAATGGATAAGTCTTCACGATTTTGAAGTGGGACTTTGCTTTTGATAGCCCACTTGCCGCGTAAATAACGGTGAATATCTAGAGATTTTTTGAAGTAGTCGCTCATAAGTTAGTCAAACTTAATTGGGTTCGCCATAAATGGGTGCAATGATACGCTTATTGTACGGGAATTGTGGTCGGATTAGCAGGGGTCATCGAGATTGTAGGGAAATAAATAGAGCTAGCGCAAAGTTTTAAGTGCTCGCGCTAGCAAATACCATCCGTCATTATTTTTTATGGGGAAACGCTTTGCTTAACCAGTAATCTGTCGAAAAGTATCGCCCAGCCCCTGTGAAGAATAAGGATAGCAGCATGATAAAGTAAGTTGCTGCAAATTCGATACCGTTTTGCAGTATCACAATATTACCTTTTTCAGTTAACCAGCTATAGTTACCATTATTCTGTAATATAGTTCGCGCTCTAGAGAGTCGCTCTGATATTTCAGGGTCGGTGGATTGAGCGATGGCAAACCAGCCGTTATCCAAGTGGACAGCAAAAATAGCGACCAGCATGGTAATCATCAGTGGAATCGTGATCCAGCGAACAGCGAAACCAGTCAATAACAAAACGGCACCAACGGTTTCAGTGCTAGCCGCTAGAAAAGTCATGACATCGGGAAACGGTAATCCTAATCCCCATTCGCTATTACCAAACCAGTTTGAAGTGCTTTCGAAATTGGCAAATTTTCGTGTCCCAGCTTCCCAGAAAGGGAAGAACAGCAGTACTCGAAACAGTAAGGGTGGCAACCCATCAAGGTGCTTGACTGAATTACAGACCGCCCCAGTAAAACTGTAATACTTGTCCGCTAAAGTTTGCATCAATATGCTCCTTTTGGTGTGAATTTATAGATTCTTGGTCGGAATCTTGTTTTCGTGATAAGGATGAACCTTATCTATTGGAGTCGAAAGTCCGGTTTCTGTTACAACTCGCATATGATGGCGCTTCAATCGGCGAGGTTCTTTTACCCCGCACGAGTGCGCAATCATACCAACCGCTTTAACCATGTTCTTATGATAATGATAGACCCGAACCGATTTGTCTGTGATATCCAGCCCTTTTTGAAGATCGGGATCGTGAGTGGTAACGCCGGTTGGGCAGGTGTTTTTGTTGCACTGCATGGCCTGAATACAACCCAGGGCAAACATAAAGCCACGGGCGGAGAGTGCAAAGTCAGCGCCCATGGCTAAAGCCCAGGCTACGGCCGATGGGTTAATCATTTTACCTGAGCAGACAACTTTAATGCGATCACGCAAACCCTGCTGCTGCAGAATATCAATGGCCATAGGCAGGCTTTCTTTAATGGTTAAGCCAACGTAGTCGAATAAAGGCTGCGGTGCAGCGCCCGAACCGCCATCGGCGCTATCAATAGTAATAAAGTCCGGGGCAAACTCAATGCCGCGTTTATGGATCTCACCACAAAGGTCAAATAAGAAATGTTCGCCACCAAGAACCGTTTTGAAGCCAACCGGCTTTCCGGTAACTTCACGGATGTGATTAATCATATCCAGTAAGTCACCAACGTTATGAATCTCACGGTGGCCATTGGGGCTAATCGAGGCTTCTCCCTCGGGGATACCTCGAATTCTAGCAATTTCAGCAGTCACTTTCTCTGCAGGGAGAATACCGCCCTTACCCGGCTTGGCACCTTGCGCTAGTTTAAGTTCGATCATTTTAACTTGTGGATGTTGAGCAACTTCCATGAGTTTGTCATCGCTTAGTTTGCCTTCGGCATCACGAGCACCATATTTTGCGGTACCTATTTGGAATACCACATCACCGCCTCCTGCTAAGTGATAAGATGATAAACCGCCTTCACCGGTATTAATCCAGCAGCCTGCGCGTGCCGCTCCACGAGATAAGGCTTCTACCGCGACTTTCGACAAGGCGCCATAGCTCATACCCGAGATATTGAAGAAGCTGCGAGCAAGATAAGGCGTACGACAATAGGGGCCAATCATCACCGGAGGTGCTTCAACAGCGTTTTCCTCCTGAGTTGGAAACTGGTCATTCATGAACAGAACCGTACCGGTCTGATTTAAATTTCGAGTCGAACCAAAAGCCTGTGTTCGACTGATATTTTTAGCCGCTCGGTAGACCCAGGTTCGTTCTGCTCGATTAAAAGGCAGCTCCTCACGATCCATGGAAAAGAAGTACTGACGGAAAAATTCACCGAGATGTTCAAACCAATAGCGAAAACGACCAATCACCGGAAAATTATGGCGGATTGCATGTTTTTTTTGTGTCGAATCAATTATATAGAAGACAATAATGGTCAAAACCAAGAGGATGATAGCGATAACAAAAATGCCCGCTATCCATTCCATAACAGTTTTAACAAATGACATAAAGCCTTCAGATTGCATCGTGTATTTCCTTTCTAGTTTATTAAAGAGAGAGCGCTGACATAATTTATCATTCAATATACTATTGATGGTGAAAACTGCAATTGTTGGCTTAAGTGTAATGTTGCGCTAATGTCGTTATTCTAATAGGGATAGCCACCTTGAGCCTAAGTGGACAATATTGATGTAGACAACTTATAAAGAGGATTGATGAATACAACTGACTTGCCCGAAGAAAGTACACTGATTAAGAGGCTCATCAACAATGACCAACAGTTATTTGTGACTGTCGTTAAAACCTGGCACCCCTCTTTATATAGTGTCGCTGCTGCAATCGTCGGTCATTCAATTGCGGACGAAGTGGTGCAAGAAGCTTGGCTTTCGGTGATTAAAGCCCTGCCTAAATTCGAGGGCCGCTCGGCCCTGAAGACCTGGGTCACTCGAATTGTTGCCAATGAAGCCAAAAACCGTTATCGCAAAGAGTCGCGTTCCGTATCTTTGGAGTCGGTAGATGAAAACTGGGCGACCGACTCAAGAGTGATTAGCGATCCGCGTTTTGACAGTAGTGGGCATTGGAATCAGCGAAATCCGGCCTGGGAGATGGGTTCCCCTGACGAGCTTTTAGCTGCTGAAGAGCTACAAGACTGTGTGGATAAACATCTCACTCGCTTGCCTGATCAGCAAAAATACATTATGGAGTTGCGTGATTCAGCCGGCATGGAGATGGAAGAAATTTGTAACATTTTAGAAGTCAGTTCATCCAATGCTAGAGTGCTGCTGCACCGAGCCCGAGATAAAATTCAGCAGGTAGTAGCCAAATTCCAGAGGACAGGCGAATGTTAAGTTGCAAGCATCTGGTCGAGCAGGCCAGTGAGTACATCGATGATGAAATGAGCGCAGGAAAGAAAATCCAGGTAAAACTGCATCTCTTTATGTGCGTGAGCTGCCGTCGATATCTAAAGCAATTAAAACTGACTATGGCCATGCTAGGCAGGAAAAAAAACCATCAGGCATCAGAAGAAATGTGCTACCAATTGTTGAAAGAATATCAAAAAAACCTGCCGAAGCAGGGTTCTTAACCAAATTGCTTAGGGTTATTCCTCTGCTTCAGGCTTAATGGTCCCTTCCATCGACTGCAATACCTCGCCATTAAAATGCAGAATCAAACGCTCTTCGCGTCGATCACCCTTCGACGGCACCATATAATACAGGTAATACCAAGTGTCTGAATCAAGATTGGTGTTCAAAGCTGGATTCCCTAAAACGTAGGAAATCTGATCCTTGGTCATGCCAGGTTTAATCTTATTCACTTCTGATTGCTCAAGGATATTACCTTGCTGGATGGTTGGTTTATATACGCAAGCGCTTAACAAGCTGAGGCTGACTAAAAGCGCAGAAAGGAAAATAGTTTTCATGAATATCCTGATAGTTAGTGTTTTTTGCTGTAATCGCCATTCACAAGTATACTGAATGGCTTTTCATAAATTCTTGGCATAGTATAATCATTTTGCCGCGCAAATCTATTGGAGGATGAGTTTTTGGAAAATCAGCAGCTAAAAAAAGCCGGATTAAAGGTTACCCTACCGAGAGTTAAGATATTACAAATCCTGGAAAGTTCAGAAGATCGTCATCTTAGCGCGGAAGACGTCTATAAATTGTTGCTCGAAGCCGGAGACGATGTTGGCTTAGCAACAGTTTACCGTGTATTAACCCAATTCGAATCAGCAGGGCTTGTCACTCGCCACAATTTCGAAGGTGGCCACTCTGTATTTGAGATTGATGATGGTGAGCACCATGACCACATGGTCAATGTGGATGATGGTACTGTGATTGAGTTTTTCAGTGAAGAAATCGAAGAGTTACAGCACAAGATTGCCAAGAAGCATGGTGTTGAAATTGTTGATCATAGTCTAGTCTTATACGTCAAAAACAAAAAGTAAAATGGTCTTTTGCTGAGATTGCTTTGTTAAATTCACTAGCTCTCTCAGTCATGCATTAGATATGCTCTCCTTCGATGCGCGGTAAATTTGCCGCACCGAGGGCATTTCTTCCAGTCACGCACTCTCTAGCAAAATCCTCATTTTATGTATCCTATTTGTGGGTATTCGAAAGAAAATCCTGCGTTTAAACTCGTGAATTGAACGTCACCTCCGTTTTTTCGCCACTTGCGCCTTGCTCTTGGCCGAAAATCCACATTTTTGTATTACTTATCATCCTGCGTCTGAAGCAATGATTAGTAACATCATCTCTTTTAACAACAGTTTTCATTTGCTAATCGGTAGCTTGTTCCTGTTTAGAATCATCGGTTACTATAATTACCATAGCATTTGATATGATTAAGGATTAACAATGCGCCAATTTAGCGAAGCATGTGAACGCAATAAAGGGCCCATTCTGGACGTAATTAAGCCCTATTTACAACATAGCAATGAGGTTCTCGAGGTTGGCTCTGGCACAGGCCAACATGCCGCCTGCTTTGCTGCAGCTATGCCCCACCTGATTTGGCATACCAGCGATCTGCGAGAAAACCACCCCTCGATCATGGCCTGGGTTGAATCGAGTGAACTTCCGAACCTTAGGAAGCCTCGTACTTTGGATGTGAGCCAAGCCGTATGGCCAGTCAACCAGGCCGATGCCATCTTCACCGCTAATACCTGCCATATCATGTCCTGGGAGCGTGTGCTCGATTTATTTCAAGGAGCCAACCGCGTCCTAAAACCTGGTGGTCACTTGTTAATTTATGGCCCATTTAACGTCAACGGCGAATACACCTCCGAATCTAACAAAGCATTTGACGCCTCATTAAAGCAACGCGATCCCGAAAGCGGCCTGCGAGATTACGAGGATATGAATCGTGTCGCACGCCATAATGGCTTCTCCCTGGTACAGCGCCACGAAATGCCCGCCAATAATATGCTATTGGCCTACCAAAAGAATTCAGCTTTTTAACTGTCCATAAAAAAAGAGCAGCTGGTTAGCTGCTCTTTTGATCTTTATTGCCTCGATAAGGGTGGCGTGGGCGGCGCTTGCGGTTACCTTGCTTACTTCCACCATCATTCCGGTGCTGATGGTTGGAACGAGACTTAGCTTCCTCGCTCGGTGGAGTCACACCACGCTGGTTGGTGTCATTTTTCTCCGACTTATAATGCTTTGAGGGCTTGCCTTTAAACTGAAAGCGGAACATGCTGCCCATCAGTTCAGATAAGGCCGCGCGATAAACATCGCGCTTGAAATTCACCACATTACGCACTGGATACCAGTAGTTAACCCAGATAAACCCATCAAACTCGGGGTGGTCGGTGGCAGCAAAATCGATTTTACTCTCATCAGCCAACAGCTGGAGTAAAAACCACTTTTGCTTCTGCCCAAGACACAATGGTTGTGAGTTTTGCCTAATTAAACGCTGCGGCAATCGGTATTTATACCAATGCTGCGTACTCCCTAGAATACGGACATCATCTTTTTCAAGGCCAACTTCTTCGTGTAATTCTCGGTACATGGTCTGCTCGGCGCTTTCGCCGGGATGCACCCCTCCTTGGGGAAACTGCCATGATGTTTGACCGAAGCGGCGTGTCCAGAGCAACTGGCCCTGGTCATTACAAATGATGATGCCGACGTTGGCTCTAAAGCCTTCTGCGTCGATCATCGATCTATCCAAATCATAAAACTTTGTTATCATTGTTCCACAGACTTCGATTTTCGACAATAAAAAATTATATGCCCTATGAATCAGCACACCTATAACACTGCACAAGAGCTTCTAGACAAAGCTCAATCACTCGCGGGACTGACTCTTGGTGAGCTGGCTGAACAACACCAATCTGAGTTACCCCAGCACCTTCTTCGAGAGAAAGGACGTATAGGGCAATTTTTTGAATATCTACTCGGCGCCACCTCAGGTTCGCTAGCGCAACCTGACTTTCTTGAGCTTGGTATAGAACTTAAAACCTTACCAATCGACAGTGCTGGCCGTCCGCTCGAATCAACCTACGTCAGCGTTGTTCCTTTAAAAGATCTACATGGTCTCAACTGGTACAACTCGGTTGTTCGTCACAAATTAATGAAGGTGTTGTGGATTCCGATTTTAGCCGAAAGAACGATTCCAGTTGAACAGCGACAAGTAGCCATGCCTTTCATCTGGCAACCCAATGCACGACAGGAAGGCTTATTAAGAAAAGATTTTGAGGATACGATTGAAACCGTTGCACTGGGTCAAATTGAACAGATTGACGCGCGTTTTGGTGAAGTGATGCAGGTTAGGCCCAAAGCAGCCAACGCTAAAGCGTTAACTGAAGCGATTGGGCCAGAAGGAGAGACGATAAAAACTTTACCAAGAGGGTTTTATTTAAGGCCGTCTTTTACACGGCATATACTAGAGGATTTCTTTAAGCAATAATATTGCGATTATTTTCTCCGGCTCACCATGTAATAAGCCATTTTTCTTTTGTTGGTCATAATATCAATTTCTTTTTCAAGCTCAATATACTGACGATAATAATCGACTGCTTTCTTCAACTCTCCAGTTTCTGAATATACACTCGCCAAAATCTTCGACAACTCCATTAGACGTACCTTATCATTCAATTCTTCAGCTCTTTGATAAGCTAATTCAGCAATTGCCTGAGCATTAATAAAGTCTTTTAATTCGAGATAAGTAGAAGCGAGCCTGATCTCAAATACATTCGTCATTGTTTTATAATCAACAGACTTTACGACAGGATAATGTTCCTTGAGAAGTTCAAGTGCTTTATCACTTTTATTAGCCTGGGCCATTAACTTTGTTTGTAAATCTAAAGCCAAAGTATAATAAATAGGATCATTAGCCTTGCTGCAATGTAGCATGGCTTCTTCGCTATGTATGCGCGCCATATCGACACTTTTTATGCTCAACTCTAAATCTGCCAACTCAAAATAACTACCACAAAGTTGTAACGAATGTTTATTCTGATTGACAACCTTTAGCATTTGTCGCGCATAGACAATGGCTGTATTTGTCATCCCGGATTGCCTGAACAAACTCGTCAAATTCTGTAATGCAGCATACTTATGCCAAGGGTGAGAATCCATAGACTCCAAGCCCTCAATTGCATCAGAAGCATGCTGGTAAGCCTGCTCATAATTTCCAGAAAATAAATAAATATTTGAGACTAACGCATGAGCTCTAGTAATAAGGGTTTCATTTTTGGAGTTATCGATAAGCTCTTCAAGTTTCTTTGTAGATTCATCAAACTTCCCTTCAAGTGCTAATGCATGCCCTTTGAAGAGGTTGAATAATTCTTTTTCTTCTGTATTTAATTTTTCATAGTCTGTCTCAAGAAGCGCTATGTACTTCTTTGCCGACTCAATATCCGATGTTTTATCGACTTCAATTGCTTCTAGAATATTGGAATAAGTCTGTGTCTCGACACTTTCTTTAGCTTGCGAAACATGGTTAATCCCTATCAGCATTACCATGATATAGATTATTGTGCCGATTGTTTTCATTGCTTTTTCAAAATAATATTTGTTCATGTTGCAGCCCTATTCCATACTCTGCATTGCAATAAAATAAGCCATCTTACGCTGCTTCAATTGCAACTGAATTTGTCTTTCTGTGTCGATATACAGTTGATAATACTCTATGGCTTTATCGTTATTCCCAAGATTTGAATATGCGGTTGCGAGTATTCTAGTGGCCTCTTTTTTATGAGGGAAATAATTGTCAGTGGTTTCGGCAGCGAACGCCTTCTCCGCATATTTTACTGCTTCTTCATTTTTCTTTAATTTGAGTAGTATATCTGCAATTTTAATAAGTCCATTAACCTCTCCAATATCCCAATCTATAGCTCGAAACTTATCCTGTATAAGCTCAAGCTCTTTTAAACTATCTTTAGTATTTTTGCCTGTTATGTTTATAGACGCTAACTCTTGCGAAACTAATAAGAAGAAGAGATCTTGGCCAGAGCTTTTACAGTTTTTA includes these proteins:
- a CDS encoding NAD(P)-dependent malic enzyme, which codes for MSDYFKKSLDIHRYLRGKWAIKSKVPLQNREDLSIAYTPGVAAVSNHIAKDKNSSYLYTMKGNSVAIVSDGSAVLGLGNIGPEAALPVMEGKAILFKEFADIDGVPLVLDAKSAAEIITAVKAIAPTFGGINLEDIAAPKCFEIEEALQDIGIPVFHDDQHGTAIVLLAALINACKVTGKDIKQLKVVINGAGAAGTAIAKLLRCVGHDEAACIPVEDVLVCDSQGIISPDRSDLNDEKKKLLAYTNRHNRNGKLLDALSNSDVFIGVSKGNLLTGADIKLMNKDPIILAMANPIPEIMPDEAIAAGAAVVGTGRSDFPNQVNNVLAFPGIFRGALEARATRITEAMKIAAAYALADAVNHLAADHVLPDPLNRNVAQKIAEAVKQQAIKDGVQRPL
- a CDS encoding HvfX family Cu-binding RiPP maturation protein, producing MQTLADKYYSFTGAVCNSVKHLDGLPPLLFRVLLFFPFWEAGTRKFANFESTSNWFGNSEWGLGLPFPDVMTFLAASTETVGAVLLLTGFAVRWITIPLMITMLVAIFAVHLDNGWFAIAQSTDPEISERLSRARTILQNNGNYSWLTEKGNIVILQNGIEFAATYFIMLLSLFFTGAGRYFSTDYWLSKAFPHKK
- a CDS encoding FMN-binding glutamate synthase family protein; this translates as MQSEGFMSFVKTVMEWIAGIFVIAIILLVLTIIVFYIIDSTQKKHAIRHNFPVIGRFRYWFEHLGEFFRQYFFSMDREELPFNRAERTWVYRAAKNISRTQAFGSTRNLNQTGTVLFMNDQFPTQEENAVEAPPVMIGPYCRTPYLARSFFNISGMSYGALSKVAVEALSRGAARAGCWINTGEGGLSSYHLAGGGDVVFQIGTAKYGARDAEGKLSDDKLMEVAQHPQVKMIELKLAQGAKPGKGGILPAEKVTAEIARIRGIPEGEASISPNGHREIHNVGDLLDMINHIREVTGKPVGFKTVLGGEHFLFDLCGEIHKRGIEFAPDFITIDSADGGSGAAPQPLFDYVGLTIKESLPMAIDILQQQGLRDRIKVVCSGKMINPSAVAWALAMGADFALSARGFMFALGCIQAMQCNKNTCPTGVTTHDPDLQKGLDITDKSVRVYHYHKNMVKAVGMIAHSCGVKEPRRLKRHHMRVVTETGLSTPIDKVHPYHENKIPTKNL
- a CDS encoding RNA polymerase sigma factor codes for the protein MNTTDLPEESTLIKRLINNDQQLFVTVVKTWHPSLYSVAAAIVGHSIADEVVQEAWLSVIKALPKFEGRSALKTWVTRIVANEAKNRYRKESRSVSLESVDENWATDSRVISDPRFDSSGHWNQRNPAWEMGSPDELLAAEELQDCVDKHLTRLPDQQKYIMELRDSAGMEMEEICNILEVSSSNARVLLHRARDKIQQVVAKFQRTGEC
- a CDS encoding anti-sigma factor family protein; this encodes MLSCKHLVEQASEYIDDEMSAGKKIQVKLHLFMCVSCRRYLKQLKLTMAMLGRKKNHQASEEMCYQLLKEYQKNLPKQGS
- a CDS encoding outer membrane protein assembly factor BamE; translated protein: MKTIFLSALLVSLSLLSACVYKPTIQQGNILEQSEVNKIKPGMTKDQISYVLGNPALNTNLDSDTWYYLYYMVPSKGDRREERLILHFNGEVLQSMEGTIKPEAEE
- the fur gene encoding ferric iron uptake transcriptional regulator, producing the protein MENQQLKKAGLKVTLPRVKILQILESSEDRHLSAEDVYKLLLEAGDDVGLATVYRVLTQFESAGLVTRHNFEGGHSVFEIDDGEHHDHMVNVDDGTVIEFFSEEIEELQHKIAKKHGVEIVDHSLVLYVKNKK
- a CDS encoding DUF938 domain-containing protein, yielding MRQFSEACERNKGPILDVIKPYLQHSNEVLEVGSGTGQHAACFAAAMPHLIWHTSDLRENHPSIMAWVESSELPNLRKPRTLDVSQAVWPVNQADAIFTANTCHIMSWERVLDLFQGANRVLKPGGHLLIYGPFNVNGEYTSESNKAFDASLKQRDPESGLRDYEDMNRVARHNGFSLVQRHEMPANNMLLAYQKNSAF
- the mutH gene encoding DNA mismatch repair endonuclease MutH → MNQHTYNTAQELLDKAQSLAGLTLGELAEQHQSELPQHLLREKGRIGQFFEYLLGATSGSLAQPDFLELGIELKTLPIDSAGRPLESTYVSVVPLKDLHGLNWYNSVVRHKLMKVLWIPILAERTIPVEQRQVAMPFIWQPNARQEGLLRKDFEDTIETVALGQIEQIDARFGEVMQVRPKAANAKALTEAIGPEGETIKTLPRGFYLRPSFTRHILEDFFKQ
- a CDS encoding tetratricopeptide repeat protein translates to MNKYYFEKAMKTIGTIIYIMVMLIGINHVSQAKESVETQTYSNILEAIEVDKTSDIESAKKYIALLETDYEKLNTEEKELFNLFKGHALALEGKFDESTKKLEELIDNSKNETLITRAHALVSNIYLFSGNYEQAYQHASDAIEGLESMDSHPWHKYAALQNLTSLFRQSGMTNTAIVYARQMLKVVNQNKHSLQLCGSYFELADLELSIKSVDMARIHSEEAMLHCSKANDPIYYTLALDLQTKLMAQANKSDKALELLKEHYPVVKSVDYKTMTNVFEIRLASTYLELKDFINAQAIAELAYQRAEELNDKVRLMELSKILASVYSETGELKKAVDYYRQYIELEKEIDIMTNKRKMAYYMVSRRK